A genomic window from Microvirga sp. TS319 includes:
- a CDS encoding DMT family transporter yields the protein MTSQTIALDAKRPPYTGYAMAAIGAALFASKGILIKLAYAQGIDAETTLALRMILALPFYVVIGLHAVRGMKAKGETMPDTTLMLRMIGVGLIGYWTSSYLDFKGLEYISAHFERLILFTYPLFVVLFGAAFFRQPIRLKALLAFAVSYAGLALLFVQNMAASGSATTTGTLYVLAAAVTFALYQLLAKPLIMKIGPQLFTCIAMGAAGIAVILQFLATHPVETILVSPSLWGLGLALAFGATVLPSFFLSAALKQISAQANATIGMLSPVVTIVLAMAVLGDTVGVSEWLGAALVIVGIGWFTLSERKG from the coding sequence ATGACCTCTCAGACGATCGCCCTCGACGCCAAGCGCCCGCCCTATACGGGCTACGCCATGGCGGCCATCGGCGCAGCTTTGTTCGCCTCCAAGGGGATTCTCATCAAGCTCGCCTATGCGCAAGGAATCGACGCGGAAACGACCCTGGCTCTGCGCATGATCCTGGCCCTGCCGTTCTACGTGGTCATCGGCCTTCATGCCGTGAGAGGCATGAAAGCCAAAGGCGAAACCATGCCGGACACGACACTGATGCTGCGCATGATCGGCGTCGGGCTCATCGGCTACTGGACCTCGAGCTATCTCGACTTCAAGGGCCTCGAATACATCTCGGCGCATTTCGAGCGGCTGATCCTGTTCACCTATCCGCTCTTCGTGGTGTTATTCGGCGCGGCCTTCTTTCGCCAGCCCATCAGGCTCAAGGCGCTTCTGGCCTTCGCGGTCAGTTATGCCGGACTGGCGCTGCTCTTCGTGCAGAACATGGCGGCTTCCGGATCGGCCACGACGACCGGCACTCTCTACGTCCTCGCCGCCGCCGTCACCTTCGCGCTCTACCAGCTGCTCGCCAAGCCCCTGATCATGAAGATCGGTCCGCAGCTCTTCACCTGCATCGCCATGGGGGCGGCCGGCATCGCCGTCATTCTCCAGTTTCTGGCGACGCATCCCGTCGAGACCATTCTGGTCTCTCCCTCGCTGTGGGGTTTAGGTCTCGCGCTGGCCTTCGGCGCAACGGTGCTGCCGTCGTTCTTCTTGAGCGCCGCGCTCAAGCAGATCTCCGCCCAGGCCAATGCCACCATCGGCATGCTCAGCCCCGTGGTCACCATCGTGCTCGCCATGGCCGTGCTCGGCGACACCGTCGGCGTTTCCGAATGGCTGGGCGCCGCCCTCGTGATCGTCGGAATCGGGTGGTTCACCCTGTCCGAACGGAAAGGGTAA
- the hisH gene encoding imidazole glycerol phosphate synthase subunit HisH: MSVAIIDYGSGNLHSAAKAFERAAREAGLDRTIAVTSDPSLVAKADRIVLPGVGAFADCRRGLDSVPGMVEVLQRVVREEGRPFLGICVGMQLMATRGLEHTTSDGLDWIHGDVKALTPKDPSLKIPHMGWNTLELAKPHPLLDGIPTGPNGLHAYFVHSYALSPSAPSDVVATTDYGGPVTAIVGRDNIVGTQFHPEKSQALGLKLIANFLRWRP, encoded by the coding sequence GTGAGCGTCGCCATCATCGATTACGGCTCGGGCAACCTGCACTCCGCCGCGAAGGCTTTCGAGCGCGCGGCCCGCGAGGCAGGTCTCGACCGAACCATTGCCGTGACCTCCGACCCGAGCCTTGTCGCAAAGGCCGACCGGATCGTGCTGCCGGGTGTCGGCGCCTTCGCCGATTGCCGTCGAGGCCTCGATTCCGTGCCCGGCATGGTGGAGGTGCTCCAGCGCGTCGTCCGGGAGGAGGGCCGTCCCTTCCTGGGCATCTGCGTGGGCATGCAGCTCATGGCGACGCGGGGCCTCGAGCACACCACGAGCGACGGGCTCGACTGGATCCACGGCGACGTGAAGGCGCTCACGCCGAAGGACCCCTCGCTCAAGATCCCGCATATGGGCTGGAATACGCTCGAACTGGCTAAGCCACATCCGCTGCTGGACGGCATTCCGACGGGGCCGAACGGGCTGCACGCTTATTTCGTGCATTCCTATGCGCTCTCGCCGAGCGCTCCGTCCGACGTAGTCGCCACCACGGATTACGGCGGGCCGGTAACCGCCATCGTGGGACGCGACAACATCGTCGGAACCCAGTTTCATCCTGAGAAGAGCCAGGCGCTCGGCCTCAAGCTCATCGCCAATTTCCTGAGGTGGCGCCCGTGA
- a CDS encoding phosphoribosyl-ATP diphosphatase produces the protein MTSFTLDDLARIVAQRAAAPASESYTAKLLVDGPAKAAKKLGEEAVEAAIAAVQGDRQNLTAEAADVLYHLLVVLQGAHIPLSDVLAELERRTAQSGLAEKAARKS, from the coding sequence ATGACGAGCTTCACTCTCGACGATCTCGCCCGCATCGTGGCCCAGCGCGCCGCCGCGCCTGCATCCGAGTCCTATACGGCCAAGCTGCTCGTGGATGGACCGGCCAAGGCGGCCAAGAAGCTCGGCGAGGAGGCCGTGGAGGCGGCCATTGCGGCTGTTCAGGGCGACCGGCAGAATCTCACCGCCGAGGCCGCGGATGTGCTGTATCATCTTTTGGTCGTGTTGCAGGGCGCTCATATTCCGCTAAGTGACGTTCTGGCCGAATTGGAGCGCCGTACCGCGCAATCGGGGCTCGCCGAGAAGGCTGCGCGCAAATCGTGA
- a CDS encoding RidA family protein, with product MTIQRINPGPRMSGAVVHGDTVYLAGQVANQAAGKSVTEQTQEILAIIDKLLAEAATDKSKILMTNIWLTDMATFQEMNAVWDAWVSPGNSPARATVEAKLAGPQFKVEIAVIAAK from the coding sequence ATGACGATTCAGCGCATCAATCCCGGTCCCCGCATGAGCGGCGCCGTCGTTCACGGCGACACGGTCTATCTCGCGGGCCAGGTCGCCAACCAGGCCGCCGGCAAGAGCGTCACCGAGCAGACGCAGGAAATCCTCGCGATCATCGACAAGCTCTTGGCCGAGGCCGCCACCGACAAGTCGAAGATCCTGATGACCAATATTTGGCTGACCGACATGGCCACGTTCCAGGAGATGAACGCCGTGTGGGATGCATGGGTCTCCCCCGGCAACAGCCCTGCCCGCGCCACCGTGGAGGCGAAGCTCGCCGGTCCTCAGTTCAAGGTCGAGATTGCGGTGATCGCAGCGAAATAG
- the hslV gene encoding ATP-dependent protease subunit HslV, producing the protein MHATTILMVRKGGRVVIGGDGQVSLGQTIVKGNARKVRRLSKGGVIGGFAGSTADAFTLFERLEAKLEQYPGQLTRACVELTKDWRTDRYLRRLEAMMLVADKEVGLLLSGAGDVLEPENGIAAIGSGGNYALAAARALADSGMDAEAIVRRSLGIAAEICVYTNSNIVIETLDET; encoded by the coding sequence ATGCATGCCACCACGATCCTCATGGTCCGCAAGGGCGGCCGCGTCGTCATCGGCGGCGACGGGCAGGTCAGCCTCGGGCAGACCATCGTGAAGGGCAACGCGCGAAAGGTGCGCCGCCTGTCCAAGGGCGGGGTCATCGGCGGCTTTGCCGGTTCGACGGCGGACGCCTTCACGCTCTTCGAGCGCCTGGAGGCCAAGCTCGAGCAATATCCCGGCCAGCTCACCCGCGCCTGCGTGGAGCTCACCAAGGACTGGCGCACGGACCGGTATCTGCGCCGGCTCGAGGCCATGATGCTGGTCGCCGACAAGGAGGTGGGCCTGCTGCTCTCCGGCGCGGGCGACGTGCTGGAGCCGGAAAACGGCATCGCGGCCATCGGGTCGGGCGGCAATTACGCGCTTGCCGCCGCGCGGGCCCTCGCCGATTCCGGCATGGACGCGGAGGCCATCGTCCGCCGCTCCCTCGGGATCGCGGCCGAGATCTGCGTCTATACGAACTCGAACATCGTCATCGAAACGCTGGATGAAACCTGA
- the hisB gene encoding imidazoleglycerol-phosphate dehydratase HisB produces the protein MRSASVSRRTAETDVAVSIALDGTGKAEISTGVGFLDHMLELFARHGLFDLTVKVAGDLHVDQHHTTEDTGIALGQAILKALGDKKGITRYADIHLPMDETLTRVALDISGRPFLVFRTAFPTEKIGVFDTELVREFFQAFAVQAGLTLHVETLYGENSHHIAESCFKGLARALRHAVAADPREEGRVPSTKGTL, from the coding sequence ATGCGCTCCGCGAGCGTCAGCCGTCGCACCGCCGAGACCGATGTGGCCGTGTCGATTGCCCTCGACGGCACCGGCAAGGCCGAGATCTCCACAGGGGTCGGCTTTCTCGACCATATGCTGGAACTCTTCGCCCGCCACGGTCTGTTCGACCTGACCGTGAAGGTGGCGGGCGACCTGCATGTGGATCAGCATCATACGACGGAAGACACCGGCATCGCCCTGGGCCAGGCCATCCTCAAGGCGCTTGGCGACAAGAAGGGCATCACCCGCTATGCGGACATCCATCTGCCGATGGACGAGACGCTGACCAGGGTCGCCCTCGACATTTCCGGCCGCCCGTTCCTGGTCTTCCGCACCGCCTTTCCGACGGAGAAGATCGGCGTCTTCGACACCGAGCTGGTGCGCGAGTTCTTCCAGGCCTTCGCCGTGCAGGCCGGCCTGACTCTCCACGTGGAGACCCTCTACGGGGAGAACAGCCACCATATCGCCGAGAGCTGCTTCAAGGGCCTGGCACGGGCCTTGCGCCATGCGGTCGCCGCGGATCCGAGGGAGGAGGGGCGCGTTCCCTCTACCAAGGGCACGCTCTAG
- the hisA gene encoding 1-(5-phosphoribosyl)-5-[(5-phosphoribosylamino)methylideneamino]imidazole-4-carboxamide isomerase, with protein MAPVILYPAIDLKEGRCVRLIQGDMDQATIFNDDPADQAATFERQGFEWLHVVDLDGAFAGKPMNASAVEGILKRVNIPVQLGGGIRDMKTVEGWLTKGVTRVIIGTAAVRDPAFVREAARLYPGKIAVGIDAKDGLVAVEGWAQTSTLSAEELGRRFEDAGVAAIIYTDIARDGILKGLNFPMTLGLARAVSIPVIASGGLASMTDIERLTQPDCAVLDGAISGRALYDGRIDPEEALALLRSARKDNA; from the coding sequence GTGGCGCCCGTGATCCTTTATCCCGCAATCGACCTGAAGGAAGGCCGCTGCGTTCGCCTGATCCAGGGCGACATGGACCAGGCCACGATCTTCAACGACGATCCCGCCGATCAGGCCGCTACGTTCGAGCGCCAGGGCTTCGAATGGCTGCACGTGGTCGATCTCGATGGCGCCTTCGCGGGTAAGCCGATGAATGCGTCCGCCGTCGAGGGAATCCTGAAGCGCGTGAACATTCCCGTGCAGCTCGGCGGCGGCATTCGCGACATGAAGACCGTCGAGGGCTGGCTCACCAAGGGCGTCACCCGCGTGATCATCGGCACGGCCGCCGTGCGCGATCCCGCCTTCGTGCGGGAGGCCGCGCGGCTCTATCCCGGCAAGATCGCGGTGGGCATCGACGCGAAGGACGGCCTGGTGGCCGTGGAAGGCTGGGCACAGACCTCGACCCTGTCGGCAGAAGAGCTCGGCCGCCGTTTCGAGGATGCGGGCGTGGCCGCGATCATCTACACGGACATCGCCCGCGACGGGATCCTGAAAGGTCTCAACTTCCCGATGACCCTGGGGCTTGCCCGCGCGGTCTCGATTCCGGTCATCGCCTCGGGCGGCCTCGCCTCCATGACCGATATCGAGCGCCTCACGCAGCCCGATTGCGCCGTGCTCGACGGCGCCATTTCCGGCCGCGCGCTCTATGACGGGCGCATCGATCCGGAAGAAGCGCTGGCGCTGCTGCGCTCCGCCCGTAAGGACAATGCCTGA
- the hslU gene encoding ATP-dependent protease ATPase subunit HslU: protein MTTFSPREIVSELDRYIVGQNDAKRAVAIALRNRWRRQQLEGQLREEVAPKNILMIGPTGCGKTEISRRLAKLANAPFMKVEATKFTEVGYVGRDVEQIVRDLVEIGIGLVKEERRRQVQAKAHIAAEERVLDALVGSTASAATRDAFRKKLRNNELDDKEIEIELQQSGGGGMPMFEIPGMPGASVGAINLSDMFGKAFGGQRKTRRTTVQEAYEPLVTEEADKLLDQDAIVQEALRQVENNGIVFLDEIDKICAREGRSGADVSREGVQRDLLPLIEGTTVSTKYGPVKTDHILFIASGAFHVSKPSDLLPELQGRLPIRVELSPLTVEDFKRILTETEASLIKQSVALLHTEGVELVFTDDAIDALAQVAVEVNNTVENIGARRLQTVLERVLDDVSFTAPDRSGETVTIDASYVRGEVETLAKNTDLSRFIL from the coding sequence ATGACCACATTCTCCCCCCGTGAAATCGTTTCCGAACTCGACCGCTACATCGTCGGCCAGAACGACGCGAAGCGCGCCGTTGCCATCGCGCTGCGCAACCGTTGGCGGCGTCAGCAGCTCGAAGGCCAATTGCGCGAGGAGGTCGCGCCGAAGAACATCCTGATGATCGGCCCCACGGGCTGCGGCAAGACGGAGATCTCGCGCCGCCTCGCCAAGCTCGCCAATGCACCCTTCATGAAGGTCGAGGCGACGAAATTCACGGAGGTGGGCTATGTGGGCCGCGACGTCGAGCAGATCGTGCGCGACCTCGTGGAGATCGGCATCGGTCTCGTGAAGGAGGAACGCCGCCGGCAGGTGCAGGCGAAGGCCCACATCGCCGCGGAAGAGCGCGTGCTCGACGCGCTCGTGGGTTCGACCGCCAGCGCTGCGACGCGCGATGCGTTCCGCAAGAAGCTGCGCAACAACGAGCTCGACGACAAGGAAATCGAGATCGAGCTTCAGCAATCGGGCGGCGGCGGCATGCCCATGTTCGAGATCCCCGGCATGCCGGGCGCATCCGTCGGCGCGATCAATCTCTCCGACATGTTCGGCAAAGCCTTCGGCGGCCAGCGCAAGACGCGCCGCACCACGGTGCAGGAAGCCTATGAGCCCCTGGTCACGGAAGAGGCCGACAAGCTTCTCGACCAGGACGCCATCGTGCAGGAGGCCCTGCGCCAGGTGGAGAACAACGGCATCGTGTTCCTCGACGAGATCGACAAGATCTGCGCCCGCGAGGGCCGCTCCGGCGCGGACGTGTCGCGCGAGGGCGTGCAGCGCGATCTGCTGCCGCTCATCGAAGGCACGACCGTCTCGACGAAGTACGGGCCCGTGAAGACCGACCACATCCTCTTCATCGCGTCCGGCGCGTTCCATGTCTCGAAACCGTCGGACCTGCTGCCGGAATTGCAAGGCCGCCTGCCGATCCGCGTGGAGCTCTCCCCTCTCACCGTCGAGGATTTCAAGCGGATCCTCACCGAGACGGAGGCGAGCCTCATCAAGCAATCGGTCGCGCTCCTGCATACGGAAGGCGTGGAGCTGGTGTTCACCGACGACGCCATCGACGCGCTGGCGCAAGTGGCCGTCGAGGTGAACAACACGGTGGAGAATATCGGCGCACGCCGTCTGCAGACGGTGCTGGAGCGGGTGCTCGACGACGTGTCCTTCACCGCGCCCGATCGTTCGGGCGAGACGGTGACCATCGATGCATCTTATGTGCGCGGCGAGGTGGAGACGCTCGCCAAGAACACGGATCTCAGCCGTTTCATCCTCTGA
- a CDS encoding M10 family metallopeptidase C-terminal domain-containing protein, which produces MTSISPGGTAHGYFPLGTFTDGDIWMVPTGGPHYLDPKIGNWGMATVMHELGHALGLKHGHDPRGVNDQLPGALPTNEDTWSYSLMTYRSYVGAPTDNGVQGPTESGNPTTYMQDDIAALQYMYGANFDTNSGNTTYRWNPVTGEFTVDGISWGIPEGAKIFMTLWDGNGIDTYDLSAYRTNLVLNLAPGAFSTFSIAQVTDLDAGPNTRLAPGNVANARLYHGDARSLIENAVGGSGSDRITGNAARNTLAGNAGNDILNGSSGNDILDGGSGHDTLIGGSGSDIFVFKNHRPGSASYDKITDFNRSLDSYLKIDNKYMSKLGPEGRLSSSKFVLGTHAKDAGDRLIYDKAKGYLYYDPDGTGAAAKQLIVYLTNKASLAASDIYVI; this is translated from the coding sequence ATGACGTCGATTTCTCCAGGTGGAACGGCCCATGGCTACTTTCCTCTGGGGACATTCACGGACGGCGACATCTGGATGGTGCCCACAGGTGGACCGCACTACCTTGATCCGAAGATCGGCAATTGGGGAATGGCGACAGTCATGCACGAGCTGGGCCATGCGCTGGGCCTGAAGCATGGGCATGATCCGAGAGGAGTGAACGATCAGCTTCCCGGCGCACTCCCGACGAACGAGGATACGTGGAGCTATTCTCTCATGACATACCGGAGCTATGTCGGTGCGCCGACGGATAACGGCGTGCAAGGCCCGACCGAGAGTGGCAACCCGACCACCTACATGCAGGATGATATTGCCGCCCTGCAATATATGTATGGCGCCAATTTCGACACCAATTCAGGCAATACGACCTATCGGTGGAACCCGGTCACGGGCGAATTCACGGTGGATGGTATCAGTTGGGGAATTCCCGAAGGTGCCAAGATCTTCATGACGCTCTGGGATGGCAATGGAATCGATACTTACGATTTGTCCGCCTATCGAACCAATCTCGTTCTCAATCTCGCGCCCGGCGCCTTTTCGACCTTCAGCATAGCGCAGGTGACCGACCTCGATGCAGGCCCGAATACTCGCCTTGCTCCTGGCAATGTCGCCAATGCTCGGTTGTACCATGGCGATGCGCGTTCGCTGATCGAGAATGCCGTCGGCGGAAGCGGAAGCGATCGAATCACCGGCAATGCCGCACGCAACACTTTGGCGGGGAATGCCGGGAACGACATCCTGAACGGCAGCTCCGGCAACGACATCCTGGACGGCGGAAGCGGCCATGACACCCTCATCGGCGGCTCGGGCAGCGACATCTTCGTCTTCAAGAACCACCGGCCGGGCAGCGCCTCTTACGACAAGATTACGGACTTCAACAGAAGTCTCGATTCGTATTTGAAGATCGACAACAAATACATGTCCAAGCTGGGGCCCGAGGGCCGCCTGAGCAGTTCCAAGTTCGTGCTCGGCACGCATGCCAAGGATGCCGGCGATCGTCTGATCTACGACAAGGCCAAGGGCTATCTCTACTACGATCCGGATGGCACGGGCGCGGCCGCCAAGCAGCTCATCGTCTATCTCACCAACAAGGCGAGCCTCGCGGCTTCGGATATCTACGTCATATGA
- a CDS encoding BA14K family protein has protein sequence MRKMLMALAATAALGTVGFTAPASAQTAPVNDLVTAIQKGEVQADYVQHRRYYSGRNFNSGRRYVGNRYYAPRRYYGRPYYGNRYGYYRRNNGNALAAGALGLATGAIIGGAIAQSQAAPVYGGNVQSYCAQRFKSYNPASGTYLGYDGRRHACP, from the coding sequence ATGCGAAAGATGCTCATGGCCCTGGCCGCGACGGCAGCTCTCGGCACGGTCGGATTCACGGCGCCGGCTTCGGCCCAGACCGCTCCCGTGAACGATCTCGTCACGGCCATTCAGAAGGGCGAGGTGCAGGCCGATTACGTGCAGCATCGCCGTTACTATTCGGGCCGCAACTTCAATTCCGGTCGTCGCTACGTGGGCAACCGCTATTATGCGCCCCGCCGCTACTATGGCCGTCCCTATTACGGCAACCGGTACGGCTACTATCGCCGCAACAACGGCAACGCCCTCGCGGCCGGTGCTCTGGGTCTTGCGACCGGCGCCATCATCGGCGGCGCGATCGCCCAGTCGCAGGCCGCTCCCGTCTATGGCGGCAACGTCCAGTCCTACTGCGCTCAGCGCTTCAAGTCCTATAACCCGGCATCGGGCACCTATCTGGGCTACGACGGCCGCCGTCACGCCTGCCCCTAA
- a CDS encoding pyridoxamine 5'-phosphate oxidase family protein — protein MPATISSIAELEALYGQPGEASLLKEADRIVPEYRAFIEAAPFAALATRGPEGLDCSPRGDGPGFVRIKDDKTLLLPDRRGNNRLDSLRNIVRDPQVALLFLVPGIGETIRVNGRAMITVDPALLESFKVDDKAPKSVIVITVEAIYFQCARAILRSELWNPQRHVTRSTLPSAGRILASLSADRFDGEAYDKALPERQKTTLY, from the coding sequence ATGCCGGCTACGATCTCCAGCATCGCCGAACTCGAAGCGCTCTACGGTCAGCCCGGCGAGGCCTCGCTCCTGAAGGAGGCGGACCGCATCGTCCCTGAATATCGCGCCTTCATCGAGGCTGCGCCCTTCGCGGCTCTCGCCACGCGCGGACCGGAAGGCCTCGATTGCTCGCCGCGCGGAGACGGACCGGGCTTCGTGCGGATCAAGGACGACAAGACTTTGCTGCTCCCGGACCGGCGCGGCAACAATCGTCTCGATTCGCTTCGCAACATCGTGCGCGATCCGCAGGTGGCGCTGCTTTTTCTCGTTCCCGGGATCGGCGAGACGATCCGGGTCAACGGGCGTGCGATGATTACCGTCGACCCTGCCCTGCTCGAAAGCTTCAAGGTCGACGACAAGGCGCCGAAATCCGTGATCGTGATCACGGTCGAAGCGATCTATTTCCAGTGCGCCCGGGCCATCCTGCGCTCGGAGCTGTGGAATCCGCAAAGGCATGTGACGCGCAGCACGCTTCCGAGCGCCGGCCGGATCCTAGCATCGTTGAGCGCCGACCGCTTCGACGGCGAGGCCTACGACAAGGCCTTGCCCGAGAGGCAGAAGACGACGCTCTACTAG
- a CDS encoding DUF4142 domain-containing protein, translating to MSRRLIAGLTVAAALTGSSYALAQDRADHAFLTKAIEGNLAEVAVGKLAQDKGNSDGVKNFGHQLETDHSAANQKAMSVASTLKMTPPTEPSKAQKETYQKLSKLSGAAFDREFVKDMVTDHKKDIAEYEREAKRQNDPVASYANETLPTLKTHLQTAESLSTAKTQ from the coding sequence ATGTCCAGGAGACTCATCGCCGGCCTGACCGTTGCCGCAGCCCTGACCGGCTCGTCCTACGCCCTGGCCCAGGACAGGGCCGATCATGCCTTCCTGACGAAGGCGATCGAGGGGAATCTCGCGGAGGTGGCCGTGGGCAAGCTCGCCCAGGACAAGGGCAACAGCGACGGCGTCAAGAATTTCGGACATCAGCTCGAGACAGACCATTCCGCCGCCAACCAGAAGGCCATGTCGGTCGCGAGCACGCTGAAGATGACGCCTCCTACCGAACCCAGCAAGGCACAAAAGGAGACCTATCAGAAGCTCTCCAAGCTGTCGGGCGCCGCCTTCGACCGCGAGTTCGTCAAGGACATGGTGACGGACCACAAGAAGGACATCGCTGAGTACGAAAGGGAAGCCAAGCGCCAGAACGATCCCGTCGCTTCCTACGCCAACGAGACCCTTCCGACTCTAAAGACTCATCTGCAGACGGCCGAATCCCTTTCGACGGCGAAAACGCAGTAG
- a CDS encoding DUF2628 domain-containing protein, with amino-acid sequence MTTYTLYLPGDARPGDPAALEEAELVKDAFSWGAFFFTFLWFFFHRLWLAGLAVLVLILAFGGLLELLNVHPAAGTVATLLLQVLIGLEANSLKRWTLSRRGFRLADVVTAADRDEADAKACARWLAQRPAPIPTRNAAPGPVPSTLKRPDPVIGLFPDAERPR; translated from the coding sequence ATGACCACCTATACCCTGTACCTTCCGGGCGATGCGCGGCCGGGTGATCCGGCTGCTTTGGAGGAGGCGGAGCTCGTGAAGGATGCATTCTCCTGGGGCGCCTTCTTCTTCACGTTCCTCTGGTTCTTCTTCCACCGGCTCTGGCTCGCCGGCTTGGCCGTGCTCGTGCTCATTCTCGCGTTCGGCGGCCTCCTGGAGCTGCTCAACGTCCATCCCGCGGCCGGTACCGTGGCGACGCTGCTCCTCCAGGTGCTGATCGGCCTCGAGGCGAACAGCCTCAAACGCTGGACGCTCTCGCGCCGTGGCTTCAGGCTGGCCGATGTGGTCACGGCCGCGGACAGGGACGAAGCGGACGCCAAGGCCTGTGCCCGCTGGCTCGCGCAGCGCCCCGCGCCGATCCCCACCCGCAATGCGGCCCCCGGGCCGGTTCCATCCACCCTCAAGAGACCCGATCCCGTGATTGGTCTCTTCCCTGATGCGGAGCGTCCCAGGTGA
- the hisF gene encoding imidazole glycerol phosphate synthase subunit HisF, producing MLKIRLIPCLDVKDGRVVKGVQFVDLVDAGDPVEAAKAYDAAGADELCFLDITASHEARGILLDVVQRTAEACFMPLTVGGGVRTVEDIRKLLLAGADKVSINTAAVKNPDFVREAAEKFGAQCIVVAIDAKKVSGGGEEPRWEIFTHGGRNATGIDAIAFARQVAELGAGELLVTSMDRDGTKGGYDLALVRAIADAVSIPVIASGGVGNLDHLVDGVEKGHASAVLAASIFHFGTHTIGEAKHYMAEKGLKMRLDEPAKSAA from the coding sequence ATGCTCAAGATACGCCTCATTCCCTGCCTCGACGTGAAGGACGGACGCGTCGTGAAGGGCGTGCAGTTCGTCGACCTCGTCGATGCGGGCGACCCGGTGGAAGCCGCGAAAGCCTATGACGCGGCGGGCGCGGACGAACTCTGCTTCCTCGACATCACCGCGAGCCACGAGGCGCGCGGCATCCTGCTCGACGTGGTGCAGCGCACGGCGGAAGCCTGCTTCATGCCGCTCACCGTCGGTGGCGGCGTGCGCACGGTGGAGGATATCCGCAAACTCCTGCTCGCCGGTGCCGACAAGGTCTCGATCAACACCGCCGCCGTGAAGAATCCCGACTTCGTGCGCGAGGCCGCCGAAAAATTCGGCGCGCAATGCATCGTCGTCGCCATCGACGCCAAGAAGGTTTCAGGTGGGGGCGAGGAGCCGCGCTGGGAAATCTTCACCCATGGCGGCCGCAACGCCACGGGCATCGACGCGATCGCGTTCGCCAGGCAGGTGGCGGAACTCGGGGCCGGGGAACTGCTGGTGACCTCCATGGACCGGGACGGCACCAAGGGCGGCTACGATCTCGCCCTCGTGCGGGCCATCGCCGATGCGGTCTCGATCCCGGTCATCGCCTCCGGGGGCGTCGGCAATCTCGATCACCTGGTCGACGGGGTCGAGAAGGGGCATGCGAGCGCCGTGCTCGCGGCCTCGATCTTCCACTTCGGTACGCACACGATCGGCGAGGCGAAGCACTACATGGCCGAAAAGGGCCTCAAGATGCGGCTGGACGAGCCCGCCAAGAGTGCGGCTTGA